The proteins below come from a single Azospirillum sp. B510 genomic window:
- a CDS encoding replication initiator protein A, producing the protein MTQATNAELLDRPLQLALRLDSPLTGDVQNDRHMMVYSLFGLSKDKAESLPTYDDGKVRIEVRAPKNVGVATIWDKAVLLYAISLLREKMDSGKGPSKLGELHFTTSDLQRIVGKTAGGSAYDKIEGALERLQGTQIKTNLETGGEGESGAFSWISDYKLLYQRKKDGERAVRGLKLTLSGWVTRAALGHNLLSYDDQYFALKPVEKRLYEIARAHLARGHAFWMALEPLRKRVGSDNDLRKFKNALGPVLTADRIPGYGVRIVETAEYKETMKARGAVLGRVLNADLPVLFWKKDQGQPENWIDVPKVEYDETV; encoded by the coding sequence ATGACCCAGGCCACCAACGCCGAGCTGCTCGACCGGCCGCTGCAATTGGCTCTGCGGCTCGATTCCCCGCTGACCGGCGATGTGCAGAACGACCGGCACATGATGGTTTACAGCCTGTTCGGCCTGTCGAAGGACAAGGCGGAATCGCTGCCGACCTATGACGACGGCAAGGTACGGATCGAGGTGCGGGCGCCGAAGAATGTCGGCGTCGCGACGATCTGGGACAAGGCGGTGCTGCTCTACGCCATCTCGCTGCTGCGCGAGAAGATGGACTCCGGCAAGGGCCCGTCCAAGCTGGGCGAACTGCACTTCACCACCAGCGATCTCCAGCGCATCGTCGGCAAAACCGCCGGCGGCAGCGCCTATGACAAGATCGAAGGGGCGCTGGAGCGGTTGCAGGGCACCCAGATCAAGACCAACCTGGAAACCGGCGGGGAGGGCGAAAGCGGCGCCTTCTCCTGGATTTCCGACTACAAGCTGCTCTACCAGCGCAAGAAGGACGGCGAGCGCGCGGTGCGCGGGCTGAAGCTGACACTGTCGGGCTGGGTCACCCGTGCGGCGTTGGGCCACAATCTGCTGAGCTATGACGACCAGTATTTCGCGCTGAAGCCGGTGGAAAAGCGCCTGTACGAGATCGCGCGCGCCCATCTCGCCCGTGGCCATGCCTTCTGGATGGCGCTGGAGCCGCTGCGCAAGCGCGTCGGCTCCGACAACGACCTGCGCAAGTTCAAGAACGCCCTCGGTCCCGTCCTGACCGCCGACCGCATTCCCGGCTATGGCGTGCGTATCGTCGAGACGGCGGAGTACAAGGAGACGATGAAGGCCCGTGGCGCCGTTCTCGGCCGCGTGCTGAACGCCGATCTGCCGGTGCTGTTCTGGAAGAAGGATCAGGGCCAGCCGGAAAACTGGATCGATGTTCCGAAGGTGGAATACGACGAAACCGTCTGA